From a single Drosophila sulfurigaster albostrigata strain 15112-1811.04 chromosome 3, ASM2355843v2, whole genome shotgun sequence genomic region:
- the LOC133842856 gene encoding V-type proton ATPase 116 kDa subunit a 4: MAKAFFVSEDMELAQLLLHEDNAFNCLVEVGHTGGLQFNNVYDEDRLINGMYTSKVNLCYELLRYIEYLEAQMPGLEIVPTYYAAVDTEDRPRESQIPIYDSHLRRMNTEMRSVMEHYNTLERRHNYLVEKRYALQRAQKILLSDGPQSAELLFTESTMMDLLKDQSEAMPISSHLNYLLGSINVEKFQAFELMLYRLFGRNLLVRRAEMPERVYDQVGAKRELVHKFVVLLMTISATIRPKLLKCCVAFHVTIFECPETSSQRLRMIEQLEREANDVDLVLSETRVVRKKMLLTASKLTYSMRINLYKAMKVYDLLNRMSPVGAQEHQKYLQAECFVPRSQVGEVRAALNRGSLIDAGDAGGLNPPPLLLMRSRKAQHVPPTHFRLNKFTQGFQNLINSYGMADYKELNPAPYTIITFPFLFAIMFGDLGHGLILILFASFLIFREKRIEDSARIAESENEILNILFAGRYIILLMGIFSVYVGFIYNDVLAMPMNIFGSSWSCVYNTSTVQKITAELGLDPNDPKFYSGHPYPIGVDPIWKISGEDAITTFNSLKMKLAIILGISQMMFGLALAAINCVRHKQKADLLLVVIPQFVFMTCLFCYLVFLIFLKWLTYGGLKQSPYNSACAPSVLIIFIDMMLMKTSEVNSKGCNEGMFPNERLVEYVLVLIAFAAVPVLLAGKPIYLMQRQKKLKKLRGERDLKALNKKGRQTLMEMRSPPKYDEPRKSDEVKETPPADDDVEFDLTEIWIHSGIHTIESVLGSISHTASYLRLWALSLAHSQLADVLFEMVLNKGIHNKLPIYAAVPVLAVAFFIWAVLTIAILVMMEGLSAFLHTLRLHWVEFQSKFFNGAGHSFQPFYFPPSTIRG, translated from the coding sequence ATGGCCAAGGCATTCTTTGTCAGCGAGGACATGGAGCTGGCCCAGCTCCTACTTCACGAGGATAACGCTTTCAATTGCCTCGTCGAGGTAGGCCACACGGGCGGACTGCAATTCAACAACGTGTACGATGAGGATCGCCTGATCAACGGTATGTACACATCGAAGGTGAATCTCTGCTATGAATTGCTGCGCTACATCGAGTATCTGGAGGCGCAAATGCCTGGTCTGGAAATTGTGCCCACCTACTATGCAGCAGTGGATACCGAGGATCGTCCAAGGGAGTCGCAAATACCCATCTACGATAGTCATTTGCGTCGCATGAACACCGAGATGCGTTCGGTGATGGAACACTACAATACACTCGAGCGACGTCACAACTATTTGGTCGAGAAACGTTATGCACTGCAGAGGGCGCAAAAGATTCTGCTGTCTGATGGACCGCAAAGCGCTGAGCTGCTGTTCACGGAGAGCACAATGATGGATCTTCTGAAAGATCAGTCTGAAGCAATGCCAATTAGTTCGCATCTCAACTATTTGCTGGGCAGCATTAATGTGGAGAAATTTCAGGCGTTTGAACTTATGTTGTATCGACTCTTTGGTCGCAATCTCCTCGTGCGCCGTGCCGAGATGCCAGAGCGTGTCTATGATCAGGTGGGAGCCAAGCGGGAGTTGGTCCATAAATTTGTGGTGCTGCTAATGACCATATCTGCAACGATTCGTCCCAAGCTGCTCAAGTGCTGTGTCGCCTTCCATGTGACCATCTTTGAGTGCCCCGAGACGTCCAGTCAGCGGCTGCGTATGATCGAGCAGCTGGAGCGCGAGGCAAACGATGTGGATTTGGTGCTCTCCGAGACGCGAGTTGTgcgcaaaaaaatgttgcttacGGCCTCCAAATTGACCTATTCCATGCGCATCAATCTCTATAAGGCCATGAAGGTCTATGATCTGCTGAATCGCATGAGTCCGGTTGGAGCGCAGGAGCATCAGAAGTATCTGCAGGCCGAGTGCTTTGTGCCCAGGTCACAGGTGGGCGAAGTGCGTGCCGCCTTGAATCGTGGCTCACTCATCGATGCCGGCGATGCCGGCGGCTTGAATCCTCCACcgttgctgctgatgcgtTCTCGCAAAGCGCAGCATGTGCCGCCCACACACTTCAGACTTAACAAATTCACACAAGGCTTTCAGAACCTCATCAATTCGTATGGCATGGCGGACTACAAGGAACTCAACCCTGCTCCCTATACAATCATCACATTTCCCTTTCTGTTTGCCATTATGTTTGGAGATCTTGGACATGGCTTGATACTCATATTGTTTGCCAGTTTTCTCATTTTCCGCGAGAAACGCATCGAAGATTCGGCGCGCATAGCAGAAAGCGAGAATGAGATATTGAATATTCTCTTTGCTGGTCGCTATATCATTCTCCTGATGGGCATCTTTTCGGTCTACGTGGGCTTCATCTACAACGATGTGCTGGCCATGCCCATGAATATTTTTGGCTCCAGCTGGAGCTGTGTCTATAACACAAGTACCGTGCAAAAGATCACTGCTGAGCTGGGCTTGGATCCAAATGATCCGAAATTCTATTCAGGTCATCCGTATCCTATTGGCGTCGATCCCATTTGGAAGATCAGTGGCGAGGATGCGATCACCACTTTCAACTCGCTGAAAATGAAACTCGCCATCATTTTGGGCATTTCACAGATGATGTTCGGCTTGGCGCTGGCCGCCATCAATTGCGTGCGGCACAAGCAGAAAGCCGatctgctgctggtggtgatACCGCAATTTGTATTCATgacttgtttgttttgttaccTCGTCTTTCTCATCTTTCTGAAGTGGCTCACCTATGGCGGACTGAAGCAATCGCCGTACAACTCCGCCTGCGCTCCGTCTGTGCTGATCATCTTCATTGACATGATGCTGATGAAGACATCCGAAGTGAATTCTAAAGGTTGCAACGAAGGCATGTTTCCAAATGAGCGCCTGGTCGAATATGTCCTCGTGCTGATCGCCTTTGCTGCTGTTCCCGTTCTGCTGGCCGGCAAGCCCATCTATTTGATGCAACGCCagaagaagctgaagaagcTACGCGGCGAACGCGATCTCAAGGCACTCAATAAAAAGGGACGTCAAACTCTGATGGAGATGCGTTCGCCGCCTAAGTATGATGAGCCGCGCAAGAGCGACGAAGTCAAAGAAACGCCGCCAGCCGACGATGATGTCGAGTTCGATCTGACGGAAATCTGGATACACTCGGGCATCCATACCATCGAGAGTGTATTGGGTTCGATCTCCCATACGGCATCTTACTTGCGTCTCTGGGCTCTATCGTTGGCCCACAGCCAGCTGGCGGATGTGCTCTTCGAGATGGTGCTGAACAAGGGCATACATAATAAATTGCCCATCTATGCCGCAGTGCCAGTGCTCGCTGTAGCCTTCTTCATCTGGGCAGTGCTCACAATTGCAATACTGGTCATGATGGAGGGTCTTTCAGCATTTCTGCACACGCTGCGTCTGCACTGGGTGGAGTTTCAGTCGAAATTCTTTAATGGCGCTGGTCACAGCTTTCAACCCTTCTATTTTCCACCCTCCACCATTCGCGGTTAG